A window from Candidatus Epulonipiscium sp. encodes these proteins:
- the coaD gene encoding pantetheine-phosphate adenylyltransferase encodes MRIGIYPGSFDPATYGHLDIISRASRLVDILIVGVLSNVRKQPLLTVEERIGLLKDITRHFPNVKVEAFSGLLVDFAVQKNASIIIRGLRAVTDFEYELQMAQSNRNLSKDIETIFLATNVQYSFLSSSIVKEIAEFGGNVDSLVPPKVAEYIQTKYM; translated from the coding sequence ATGAGAATAGGTATTTATCCGGGAAGCTTTGATCCTGCTACTTATGGGCATCTTGACATTATTAGTAGGGCTTCCCGTTTAGTGGATATATTAATTGTAGGGGTATTGTCCAATGTTAGAAAACAACCTCTTTTAACAGTGGAAGAACGGATTGGACTTTTAAAAGATATTACCCGTCATTTTCCCAATGTGAAGGTGGAGGCCTTTTCGGGGTTACTTGTAGATTTTGCCGTTCAAAAAAATGCCAGCATTATTATAAGGGGTTTAAGGGCGGTAACGGATTTTGAATATGAACTACAAATGGCCCAATCCAATCGAAATTTATCTAAAGATATTGAAACTATTTTTCTTGCTACAAATGTGCAATATTCATTTTTAAGTTCTAGTATTGTAAAAGAAATCGCAGAATTTGGGGGAAATGTCGATTCATTAGTCCCCCCAAAAGTTGCAGAATACATACAGACAAAATACATGTGA
- a CDS encoding ATPase: MDSILQLLEVIEDILDGSSAVPFTGKVMVDKEELYEIITDIRLKLPNEIKQSKWVIEERNKILIDAQKEAENTLKEADAKLSKLVDEHEITKRAYEQAEEIIESAKQNAREMRLGAIDYVDEILSAVENKVKITLEEIHNETSHLEDALGKTVNTIYTNRQELRGNSNN; encoded by the coding sequence ATGGATAGTATTTTACAATTGTTAGAGGTAATCGAGGATATATTAGATGGAAGCAGTGCGGTTCCTTTTACAGGGAAGGTTATGGTAGATAAAGAGGAATTATATGAAATCATTACGGATATAAGACTTAAGCTTCCTAATGAAATCAAGCAATCAAAATGGGTAATTGAAGAACGAAACAAAATCTTAATCGATGCCCAAAAGGAAGCCGAAAATACCTTAAAAGAGGCGGATGCCAAATTATCTAAATTAGTCGATGAACATGAGATTACAAAAAGGGCCTATGAGCAAGCAGAAGAAATCATCGAAAGCGCAAAACAAAATGCAAGAGAAATGCGTTTAGGGGCTATAGACTATGTAGATGAAATCTTATCTGCAGTTGAAAACAAGGTAAAAATAACTTTAGAAGAAATACATAACGAAACTTCTCATTTAGAAGATGCCCTAGGAAAGACCGTTAATACCATATATACTAATCGTCAAGAACTAAGAGGAAATTCTAATAACTAA
- the ylbJ gene encoding sporulation integral membrane protein YlbJ, whose amino-acid sequence MDTKNKSIETSKVIFISIVAFVVIGILIYPKPVFESSKDGLLLWFNTVLPSLFPFMVGTYLLIELGIVNFMGVLFEPIMRPLFNVPGIGAFAWIMGLVSGYPIGAKITADLRANGNITRVEAQRLITFSNNGGPLFILGAVSVGILNKPELRLFLLFIHYLSALSMGIVFRFYKKETTCKKTFYKNLFKKALNQIILKQKKEPKKIGLILKESIMHSMEIIVQVGGFIILFSVLSELLREFLILDLLTRLLEFPFYLMGFNKDLISGLVLGIIEITNGIKILGASSAPLYQQLALINFVIAFGGISIFTQTLSVINHSDIKPPIYALSKIFQAILAFVYTMIFYPYIEGLTHQTKMVFNLFQATYQSNIWLQTWTHICAFLCVFFILINVRMVFRRKS is encoded by the coding sequence ATGGATACTAAAAATAAATCCATAGAAACCTCTAAGGTTATCTTTATATCGATTGTAGCTTTTGTAGTAATTGGTATCTTGATATATCCTAAGCCAGTGTTTGAATCTTCAAAAGATGGACTTTTACTATGGTTTAATACGGTACTTCCATCCTTATTTCCCTTTATGGTGGGTACCTATTTATTGATTGAACTGGGTATCGTTAATTTTATGGGTGTATTATTTGAACCCATTATGCGTCCCCTATTTAATGTCCCAGGGATTGGAGCTTTTGCCTGGATTATGGGCCTTGTTTCCGGTTACCCTATAGGCGCTAAAATTACTGCCGATTTAAGGGCTAATGGTAATATTACAAGGGTGGAGGCCCAGCGTCTTATCACTTTTTCGAATAATGGCGGACCCCTATTTATATTAGGGGCTGTATCGGTGGGTATCCTTAATAAACCTGAGTTAAGGTTATTTCTTTTATTTATTCATTATTTGTCTGCTTTGTCCATGGGAATTGTGTTTAGATTTTATAAAAAGGAGACTACTTGCAAAAAAACCTTCTATAAAAACCTTTTTAAAAAGGCCCTCAATCAAATCATTCTTAAACAAAAAAAAGAACCTAAAAAAATAGGTCTTATACTTAAGGAAAGCATAATGCACTCTATGGAAATTATTGTTCAAGTGGGAGGCTTTATTATATTATTTTCTGTCCTATCTGAGCTTCTTAGGGAATTCTTAATCCTTGATTTATTGACTAGGCTCCTTGAATTCCCATTCTATCTTATGGGTTTTAATAAAGATCTCATTTCAGGCTTGGTTCTTGGGATAATAGAAATTACAAATGGCATTAAAATTTTAGGGGCATCTTCTGCTCCCTTATACCAACAATTGGCCTTAATAAATTTTGTAATTGCCTTTGGAGGCATTTCGATTTTCACCCAGACACTAAGTGTTATAAACCATTCAGATATCAAGCCCCCTATTTATGCCCTATCTAAAATTTTTCAGGCCATCCTTGCTTTTGTGTACACGATGATTTTTTATCCCTATATTGAAGGATTGACCCACCAGACCAAAATGGTTTTTAACTTATTTCAAGCTACCTATCAAAGCAATATATGGCTTCAAACCTGGACACATATTTGTGCCTTTTTATGTGTATTTTTTATACTAATAAATGTCAGGATGGTTTTTAGGAGGAAATCCTAA
- a CDS encoding nucleotidyltransferase encodes MKTVGLIAEYNPFHNGHLYHLQKSKEITKSDSSVVIMSGNFVQRGEPAIVDKWVRTTMALEAGADLVLELPLMYATASAEFFSLGAVSLLHQSGIIDSVCFGSEYGFLELLSQVADFLYNESKEFKEILKVYLLQGLSFPVARSKALIYSMEKKGGADGLDHILSSPNNILAIEYLKALKTLNSNIKPFTIKRKGSPYQSLCIDSPIASATGIRYALKNSKKDILYKTMPKTSADLFLGAINEGLAPVYYNDFSPEIQYLLRTLNIDDLRSFMEMEEGLEHRIKNYARNHYQIEDLLREVKTKRYTMTKIQRTLLYTLLQIRKEEFWEFHNNGGPQYIRILGFRKSATHILKALKQNSKLPIVSNMKSAFHDFKGLPKKMLEKEIMATDIYSLHFPDFHQRTIGLEFSKPLIILE; translated from the coding sequence ATGAAAACTGTAGGTTTGATTGCAGAATATAATCCATTTCATAATGGGCATCTTTATCATTTACAAAAATCTAAAGAAATTACCAAGTCAGACTCCTCCGTTGTAATTATGAGCGGAAACTTTGTTCAGCGGGGTGAACCTGCTATCGTTGATAAATGGGTACGTACAACTATGGCCTTAGAGGCAGGGGCAGATTTAGTTTTAGAATTGCCCTTAATGTATGCAACAGCCAGTGCGGAGTTTTTTTCATTAGGTGCCGTATCACTTCTTCATCAATCAGGGATTATTGATTCGGTGTGCTTTGGCAGCGAATACGGCTTTTTAGAATTATTATCGCAAGTGGCTGATTTTTTATACAATGAATCAAAAGAATTTAAAGAAATTTTAAAAGTCTATTTGCTTCAAGGTCTATCCTTTCCTGTTGCAAGAAGCAAGGCCCTAATTTATTCTATGGAAAAAAAAGGGGGAGCCGATGGATTAGACCATATCCTATCTTCCCCCAATAATATCCTAGCCATCGAATACCTAAAGGCTTTAAAAACCTTAAATAGCAATATTAAGCCTTTTACTATTAAAAGAAAGGGGTCTCCTTATCAATCCCTTTGCATAGATTCACCTATTGCATCGGCTACGGGAATAAGGTACGCACTTAAAAATTCTAAAAAGGATATCCTTTATAAGACCATGCCCAAAACCTCTGCTGATTTGTTCCTGGGAGCAATAAATGAAGGCTTAGCGCCTGTATACTACAATGATTTTTCTCCAGAAATCCAATACCTTCTTAGGACATTGAACATCGATGATTTAAGGAGCTTTATGGAAATGGAGGAAGGGTTAGAACATAGAATCAAAAATTACGCAAGGAATCATTATCAAATAGAGGATTTGTTAAGGGAAGTTAAAACTAAAAGGTATACCATGACAAAAATTCAAAGAACCCTCCTTTATACTCTGCTTCAAATCCGTAAGGAGGAATTCTGGGAATTTCATAATAACGGTGGACCACAATATATACGTATATTAGGATTTAGAAAAAGCGCTACCCATATTTTAAAAGCGCTAAAACAAAATTCCAAGCTACCCATTGTTTCAAATATGAAATCGGCCTTTCACGATTTTAAAGGGCTCCCTAAGAAGATGCTAGAAAAGGAAATAATGGCTACGGATATATATAGTCTTCATTTTCCCGACTTTCATCAAAGAACAATAGGTCTAGAATTTTCTAAGCCCCTAATCATTCTAGAGTAA
- the pta gene encoding phosphate acetyltransferase, which translates to MNFIQFIKQKAKSDKKTVVLPESLDIRTLEAAQTILKEELANVVLIGNKGAILEKSSGLDISGAKIIDPDTYDNMNDFVDTLVDLRKHKGMTKENAEKLLLNPLYLGVMMVKKGIADGMVAGAVNSTADVLRPSLQILKTAPNTKLVSAFFIMVVPDCDYGADGTFIFSDAGLVPNPNSEELAAIALSSAQSFEQLVGKEPVVGMLSFSTKGSASHPDVEKVVEATKIAKELEPTLRIDGEFQLDAAIVPSVGASKAPGNDIAGKANVLIFPDLDAGNIGYKLTQRLAKAEAYGPITQGIAKPVNDLSRGCSAEDIVGVVAITAVQAQLS; encoded by the coding sequence GTGAATTTCATACAATTTATCAAACAAAAAGCAAAAAGCGATAAAAAAACAGTTGTTTTACCAGAATCTCTAGATATAAGGACCCTAGAAGCAGCACAAACTATTTTAAAAGAGGAATTAGCAAATGTTGTATTAATTGGAAACAAGGGAGCTATATTAGAAAAATCAAGTGGCTTGGATATTTCAGGAGCCAAGATTATAGATCCTGATACATATGATAATATGAATGATTTTGTGGATACCCTAGTTGATTTAAGAAAGCATAAAGGGATGACTAAGGAAAATGCAGAGAAACTGCTTCTTAATCCCTTGTATCTTGGGGTAATGATGGTTAAAAAGGGTATAGCTGATGGTATGGTTGCTGGGGCAGTAAACTCTACAGCAGACGTTCTTAGGCCTTCCCTTCAAATATTAAAAACTGCACCTAATACAAAATTGGTTTCAGCGTTTTTTATAATGGTTGTTCCTGATTGTGACTACGGTGCCGATGGTACATTTATTTTTTCTGATGCAGGACTTGTTCCAAATCCGAATTCCGAGGAATTGGCTGCGATTGCCTTAAGTTCAGCTCAATCCTTTGAACAATTAGTTGGCAAAGAACCTGTTGTAGGTATGCTTTCCTTCTCGACAAAGGGTAGTGCCAGCCATCCCGATGTAGAAAAGGTAGTAGAGGCTACTAAAATAGCAAAAGAACTGGAGCCTACTTTAAGAATAGATGGAGAATTTCAACTGGATGCTGCCATAGTACCTAGTGTTGGGGCAAGCAAGGCTCCGGGAAATGATATTGCAGGCAAGGCCAATGTTCTTATATTTCCCGATTTGGACGCAGGTAATATTGGATATAAATTAACCCAAAGATTAGCAAAAGCTGAAGCCTATGGCCCTATTACCCAAGGGATTGCTAAACCGGTTAATGATTTATCAAGGGGCTGCAGTGCTGAAGATATTGTAGGAGTTGTAGCAATTACTGCTGTACAAGCCCAGCTATCTTAA
- a CDS encoding acetate kinase: MNILVINCGSSSLKYQLINMKEEQVYAKGLCERIGIEGSRLKHTPEGKETIIKESPMPNHKEAVRLVIDALTDKEYGVIEGMDEISAVGHRVVHGGESFSESVIIDEEVIKAIEACSDLAPLHNPPNLIGIEACKYLMPNTPMVAVFDTAFHQTMPQHAYLYAIPYELYEKHKIRRYGFHGTSHKYVAYRAAEILQKPIEELKIVTCHLGNGASVCAIDRGESVDTSMGFTPLAGLVMGTRCGDIDPAIVSFIMEKENISAHEADDILNKKSGVLGLSGVSSDFRDIENSMEDGNDRAKLAMDVFNYTVTKYVGSYAAAMGGLDAIVFTAGLGENNHEVRRDICKYLGFFGVKVDEEKNNCRGIERDFSSPDAKVHSLVIPTNEELMIARETKNLLKK; this comes from the coding sequence ATGAATATACTTGTAATCAATTGTGGGAGTTCTTCATTAAAATACCAGCTCATTAATATGAAAGAAGAGCAGGTGTATGCCAAGGGGCTTTGTGAAAGAATAGGAATAGAAGGCTCAAGATTAAAGCACACCCCAGAAGGCAAAGAAACGATTATTAAAGAATCTCCAATGCCTAATCATAAAGAGGCAGTAAGACTAGTGATTGATGCATTGACTGATAAAGAATACGGTGTTATAGAAGGTATGGATGAAATATCTGCAGTAGGCCATAGAGTTGTTCATGGGGGAGAAAGCTTTAGTGAATCGGTTATTATCGATGAAGAAGTAATCAAGGCCATAGAAGCCTGCAGTGATTTAGCTCCTTTGCATAATCCACCAAACCTAATAGGAATAGAAGCTTGTAAATATCTAATGCCTAACACTCCAATGGTGGCGGTATTTGATACAGCATTTCACCAAACAATGCCACAGCATGCTTATTTGTATGCGATTCCCTACGAATTATATGAAAAACATAAAATTCGCCGTTATGGTTTTCACGGAACTTCCCATAAATATGTAGCCTACAGGGCAGCAGAAATTTTGCAAAAACCTATTGAAGAGTTAAAGATTGTTACCTGCCACCTAGGAAATGGAGCTAGTGTATGTGCCATAGATAGAGGAGAATCCGTAGATACCAGTATGGGATTTACACCTCTTGCAGGGTTGGTTATGGGAACTAGATGTGGGGATATTGACCCTGCCATTGTAAGTTTCATAATGGAAAAAGAAAATATCTCAGCCCATGAAGCAGATGATATATTGAACAAAAAATCTGGAGTACTTGGATTGTCAGGGGTATCTAGTGATTTTAGAGATATAGAAAACTCCATGGAAGATGGAAATGACAGAGCAAAATTAGCTATGGATGTATTTAACTATACCGTTACAAAATATGTAGGTTCCTATGCGGCGGCAATGGGAGGGTTGGATGCCATTGTATTTACAGCAGGTCTTGGGGAAAACAACCATGAGGTAAGAAGAGACATATGTAAATATCTGGGATTTTTCGGGGTTAAGGTAGATGAAGAAAAGAATAACTGCAGAGGCATAGAAAGAGACTTTTCATCCCCCGATGCAAAAGTACACTCTTTAGTAATTCCAACTAATGAAGAGCTGATGATTGCCCGTGAAACAAAGAACTTGCTTAAAAAATAA
- a CDS encoding DUF177 domain-containing protein, protein MILDVSRIMKIPEDTMELSFKEDFDFIESKNGKIQLLKPVEFNGTMIKDGDILFLDGNLEVLFKLYCDRCMTQVKTPLSIRVTERFKKELPFDDEEEIHGFNGSEIDLTPILTGVILLNMPMKVVCNEECKGLCPECGQNLNEHTCDCKEEFLDSRFSALKTLFKDSE, encoded by the coding sequence ATGATACTGGATGTGTCTAGAATTATGAAGATTCCTGAGGATACTATGGAATTATCCTTTAAAGAGGACTTTGATTTTATAGAATCCAAAAATGGAAAGATACAATTATTAAAACCTGTTGAGTTTAATGGTACAATGATTAAGGATGGAGATATACTTTTTTTAGATGGAAATCTTGAAGTCCTTTTTAAGTTGTACTGTGATCGTTGTATGACACAAGTTAAGACACCTTTATCGATAAGGGTTACTGAAAGATTTAAAAAAGAACTGCCCTTTGATGATGAAGAAGAAATTCATGGTTTTAATGGAAGTGAAATAGATTTAACACCTATTCTCACCGGTGTAATTTTACTTAATATGCCGATGAAAGTAGTGTGTAATGAAGAATGTAAAGGACTTTGTCCAGAATGTGGTCAAAATCTTAATGAACATACCTGTGATTGTAAAGAGGAATTTTTAGACTCACGGTTTTCAGCCCTAAAAACATTGTTTAAGGATTCAGAATAA
- the rpmF gene encoding 50S ribosomal protein L32 codes for MAVPKGKSSKSRRDKRRANWKLTSPNLVECPKCGELMMPHRVCKACGTYNKKVVLDVE; via the coding sequence ATGGCAGTACCAAAAGGGAAATCTTCTAAATCTAGAAGAGATAAAAGAAGAGCAAATTGGAAGTTAACTTCCCCAAATCTAGTTGAATGTCCAAAATGTGGAGAATTAATGATGCCTCATAGAGTATGTAAAGCTTGTGGAACATACAACAAGAAAGTAGTATTAGATGTAGAATAA
- the plsX gene encoding phosphate acyltransferase PlsX, producing MGKKAIIAIDAMGGDNAPFEIVKGSIEAVNQKDIEIILVGDESKIARELKSYSYDPSKLSIVHASEVIDMEEAPVIAIRKKKDSSMVVGLNLLKDKKADAFISAGSTGALLAGGTFLVGRIKGVERPALAPLIPNKTGFSLLIDCGANMDSKPSYLSQFAQMGSIYMENIMGVSNPKVGLINVGVEKEKGNQLTKEAYSLMEELDINFMGNIEARDIPYGRADVIVCDAFTGNIILKYTEGFGLSLFDIIKEELMGSTLSKIGALLSKSAFKRIKHRFDYTEYGGAPMLGLQGLVIKAHGSSNSKAIFSAICQGIQFKEQKIVEQIEQRINQ from the coding sequence ATGGGGAAAAAAGCTATTATTGCCATTGATGCAATGGGGGGAGATAATGCCCCTTTTGAAATCGTTAAGGGTTCTATAGAGGCAGTAAACCAAAAGGATATAGAAATTATTTTAGTTGGGGACGAAAGTAAAATTGCAAGGGAGTTAAAAAGTTATTCCTACGATCCGTCTAAACTATCCATCGTTCATGCCTCGGAAGTTATTGACATGGAGGAGGCGCCGGTTATTGCCATAAGAAAGAAAAAAGACTCTTCCATGGTAGTGGGATTAAATTTGCTTAAGGATAAAAAAGCAGATGCCTTTATATCAGCGGGAAGCACGGGAGCCCTTTTAGCGGGGGGGACATTCCTAGTAGGAAGAATAAAGGGGGTAGAAAGGCCTGCCCTTGCACCTTTGATACCTAACAAAACAGGTTTTTCCTTATTAATTGACTGTGGGGCAAATATGGATTCTAAGCCTTCCTATCTATCCCAGTTTGCACAAATGGGTTCCATATATATGGAAAATATTATGGGCGTTTCCAATCCAAAAGTCGGACTTATCAATGTTGGTGTAGAAAAAGAAAAAGGAAATCAATTAACGAAAGAAGCGTACTCCTTAATGGAAGAATTGGATATTAATTTTATGGGTAATATAGAGGCAAGAGATATTCCCTACGGTAGGGCCGATGTTATTGTTTGTGATGCTTTTACAGGCAATATTATCCTAAAATATACCGAAGGCTTTGGGCTTTCCTTATTTGATATAATCAAGGAAGAACTTATGGGAAGCACTTTATCAAAAATAGGGGCGTTGCTTTCTAAATCTGCATTTAAAAGAATCAAGCATCGTTTTGATTATACTGAATATGGAGGGGCTCCTATGTTAGGACTACAGGGTTTGGTAATAAAAGCCCATGGAAGTTCTAATTCGAAAGCTATTTTTAGCGCTATTTGTCAAGGGATTCAATTTAAAGAGCAAAAGATAGTAGAGCAAATAGAACAAAGAATTAATCAATAA
- the acpP gene encoding acyl carrier protein: protein MILKKVKEVIAEQLNIQESEVSEDTSFQDDLGADSLDIFQIIMALEEEFDIEISNEDAEKINTVKDAVEYIKNTASGE from the coding sequence ATGATACTTAAAAAGGTTAAGGAAGTCATTGCTGAACAACTCAATATTCAAGAATCGGAAGTTTCCGAAGATACTTCTTTCCAAGATGATTTAGGCGCAGATTCCTTGGATATATTTCAAATTATAATGGCATTAGAAGAAGAATTTGATATAGAAATATCAAATGAAGACGCAGAAAAGATTAATACCGTGAAAGATGCCGTAGAATATATTAAAAATACAGCTTCTGGCGAATAA
- a CDS encoding ribonuclease III: MKKPNPKAVESFEGIIKYSFEDKKWILEALTHSSYSNENKKLSIPNNERLEFLGDAILDLIISDYIFNLYPHMPEGELTKLRATIVCEPSLANTTLKLNIGKFLYLGKGEELTGGRKRASILADAFEAVLGAIYLDGQMEQATKFIQRFLIPSIPLIKNNNMYMDYKTLLQEEVQKTSIEPLEYCIIDEIGPDHNKEFYVEVRHHAIVLGTGKGRSKKEAEQNAAYNALQKN; this comes from the coding sequence ATGAAAAAACCAAATCCAAAGGCAGTTGAAAGTTTTGAAGGGATTATTAAATATTCATTTGAGGATAAAAAGTGGATATTAGAAGCTCTAACCCATAGCTCCTATTCCAATGAGAATAAGAAGTTAAGTATTCCAAATAATGAACGATTGGAATTTCTTGGAGATGCTATATTGGATTTAATTATCAGTGATTATATTTTCAATCTATATCCCCATATGCCGGAGGGTGAGCTAACGAAATTGCGGGCAACTATTGTTTGTGAGCCTTCCTTAGCAAATACGACCCTTAAACTTAATATAGGAAAGTTTTTATATCTAGGGAAAGGAGAAGAACTTACCGGGGGAAGAAAAAGAGCCTCTATTTTGGCAGATGCATTTGAAGCAGTCCTTGGGGCAATTTATCTTGATGGACAAATGGAACAAGCTACTAAATTTATACAAAGATTTTTAATTCCCTCAATTCCATTGATAAAAAATAATAATATGTACATGGATTACAAAACACTTTTACAGGAGGAAGTGCAAAAAACTAGTATAGAACCCCTCGAATATTGTATTATAGATGAAATAGGACCGGACCATAATAAAGAATTTTATGTAGAAGTAAGGCATCATGCCATTGTATTAGGTACAGGCAAGGGCAGAAGTAAAAAAGAAGCAGAACAAAATGCAGCTTACAATGCATTACAGAAAAATTAA